GGGCCTGGAGATTTGCGCGCTCTGCAACGCTTGCGCAGGGACCCTGGCCGAAACTGCCCATACTCTGGAGACCGATCCGGAAACCAAGGCCATGGTGAATGAACGGCTTGCGGCAGTGGGCCTCCGGTATGAGGGACCGGTCCGGGTCAGGCATTATATGAGGCTCCTCTGGGAGGAAGTCGGCCCGGCCGGGATAAGAAGCGCCGTGACAAAGCCGCTCGACGGAGTGGTTCTGGCTCCGCATTACGGCTGCCACTATCTTAAACCCTCAGAATTGACCGTTGGTTTTGATTCCCCCGATGTTCCCGCAACATTGGCGGAACTCATCGCAGCCACCGGTGCTCGTTCGGTGGACTATCCCTCGTTGAAGGAATGCTGCGGGGGCGGGGTTTTAGGGATCTCCGAAGAAGTGGCCAATGCGCTGGCAAGCATAAAACTTCAGGATGTGGCCGAGACGGAAGCGCAGGCGCTGGTTCTCGTGTGTCCGTTCTGCAACGTCATGTATGAGGGCCAACAGAAAAAGATCTTTAAGGAAGCCGGCCTTGACCTGAAAGTTCCGGTGGTCTATTATCCCCAGATCCTGGGGCTGGCACTAGGGCTGTCTTCGCAGGAACTCGGATTTAAGCTCAACCGGGTAAAACCTTCAGAACTTTTGAAAATCGTCGAGGGCTAACAAAGCAGGAGACCTTCGGAATATCCCTTGGAATGAAAGAGATAATCCCGCGAGGCGCTGCAAATAGAGGACGACGGGGCAGAGCGTGGAACTGTAAAATTGGGTCGGGATATTTGTCTTACCCGCGAAGGAGGTTGCTATGGAATATGAGG
This sequence is a window from Desulfomonile tiedjei. Protein-coding genes within it:
- a CDS encoding CoB--CoM heterodisulfide reductase iron-sulfur subunit B family protein, coding for MEALLYLGCTVPVRNLNYELAARLTAERLGIKFRDLESFGCCGFPLKSLDAEDTLVAAARNLALAEREGLEICALCNACAGTLAETAHTLETDPETKAMVNERLAAVGLRYEGPVRVRHYMRLLWEEVGPAGIRSAVTKPLDGVVLAPHYGCHYLKPSELTVGFDSPDVPATLAELIAATGARSVDYPSLKECCGGGVLGISEEVANALASIKLQDVAETEAQALVLVCPFCNVMYEGQQKKIFKEAGLDLKVPVVYYPQILGLALGLSSQELGFKLNRVKPSELLKIVEG